One genomic region from Curtobacterium sp. 9128 encodes:
- a CDS encoding TetR/AcrR family transcriptional regulator, translated as MTDSVRDRIVDAAADLLADVGPAGVTTRAVAAAAGVQAPTIYRQFGDKDGLLEAVADRVFAAYVAGKTVPDDVDPVEHLRDSFDAHIAFGLANPGLTALFSDPLRSHSTTEDQGIAVLRERIHRVALAGRLRVPEPRAVSLVHAIGVGVVLDLIGTPAEERDPALVAAAWDALAFAILTAAPEVDHGSHAAAVQLAADDDALAALSPSERALMRDWLARIADA; from the coding sequence ATGACCGACTCCGTCCGTGATCGCATCGTCGACGCCGCCGCCGATCTGCTCGCCGACGTCGGGCCGGCCGGGGTCACCACCCGAGCCGTCGCGGCCGCCGCCGGGGTGCAGGCGCCGACGATCTACCGACAGTTCGGCGACAAGGACGGTCTGCTCGAGGCCGTCGCCGACCGTGTCTTCGCCGCATACGTCGCCGGCAAGACGGTTCCGGACGACGTCGACCCCGTCGAGCACCTCCGCGACTCGTTCGACGCGCACATCGCGTTCGGGCTCGCCAACCCCGGGCTGACGGCGCTGTTCTCGGACCCGCTGCGCTCGCACTCGACGACCGAGGACCAGGGGATCGCGGTCCTCCGTGAGCGCATCCACCGCGTGGCGCTCGCCGGACGGCTCCGGGTCCCCGAGCCTCGCGCGGTGTCGCTCGTGCACGCCATCGGGGTCGGCGTCGTCCTCGACCTGATCGGCACGCCGGCCGAGGAGCGTGACCCGGCGCTCGTCGCTGCGGCGTGGGATGCGCTGGCGTTCGCGATCCTGACGGCGGCGCCGGAGGTCGATCACGGGTCGCACGCCGCGGCCGTGCAGCTCGCCGCTGACGACGACGCGCTCGCCGCCCTGTCGCCGTCGGAGCGGGCGCTGATGCGCGACTGGCTCGCCCGGATCGCCGACGCCTGA
- a CDS encoding NmrA family NAD(P)-binding protein — protein MIIVTGATGALGSATVRALLDRMPADQIGVSVRDTAKAADLAATGVRIRTGDFADPASLARAFEGADRVLVVSGSTLGPDGVAMHAAAARAAADAGAERVFYTAHQNTKADSPVAFSVDHAHTEAALAEIGTPWTSLRNGFYAHTVGWLIAGATETGELLLPEDGPISWTAREDLALADAVLLTDGPTFDGPTPALTATEAVTFEDVARTLSEVTGTTVRRTVIADDEWLARQTAAGMPDAAAQMMLGMFRGARAGEFDEVDPLLAQLLGREPVSIRAIIERTLA, from the coding sequence ATGATCATCGTCACCGGCGCCACCGGAGCACTCGGCTCCGCCACCGTCCGCGCACTGCTCGACCGCATGCCGGCGGACCAGATCGGCGTCAGCGTCCGCGACACCGCGAAGGCCGCCGACCTCGCCGCGACGGGCGTGCGCATCCGGACGGGTGACTTCGCCGACCCCGCATCGCTGGCCCGCGCCTTCGAGGGCGCCGACCGCGTGCTCGTCGTCTCCGGCTCGACGCTCGGGCCCGACGGCGTCGCCATGCACGCGGCAGCCGCTCGGGCTGCGGCGGACGCCGGCGCCGAACGCGTCTTCTACACGGCCCACCAGAACACGAAGGCGGACTCCCCCGTCGCGTTCTCGGTCGACCACGCCCACACCGAGGCCGCACTCGCCGAGATCGGCACGCCGTGGACCTCGCTCCGCAACGGCTTCTACGCGCACACCGTCGGCTGGCTCATCGCCGGCGCCACGGAGACGGGCGAGTTGCTCCTGCCCGAGGACGGCCCGATCTCGTGGACCGCTCGCGAGGACCTGGCCCTCGCGGACGCGGTCCTGCTCACCGACGGCCCGACGTTCGACGGACCGACACCAGCACTCACGGCGACCGAGGCCGTGACCTTCGAGGACGTCGCCCGGACCCTGTCCGAGGTCACCGGCACGACCGTCCGCCGCACCGTGATCGCCGACGACGAGTGGCTCGCCCGGCAGACCGCCGCCGGCATGCCCGACGCCGCGGCGCAGATGATGCTCGGCATGTTCCGCGGCGCCCGTGCCGGCGAGTTCGACGAGGTCGACCCACTGCTCGCCCAGCTGCTCGGCCGCGAGCCGGTGTCGATCAGGGCGATCATCGAGCGCACGCTGGCCTGA
- a CDS encoding serine/threonine-protein kinase, whose protein sequence is MEERVFGGRYRVTGTLGHGGMASVYRAVDEQLGREVAVKVFRMGPVDHGERARAEAEIQVLAGLRSPALVTLYDAALDDADGDSYLVMELVPGSDLATRLREGPLDRPTTARVGAQVADGLAAVHAQGIVHRDVKPANVLLEADGSHVKLADFGIALLRDAARVTGTGTVMGTAAYLAPEQVTAQGISGKSDVYSLGLVLLECLSGRMPFPGSAVESATARLTRSPEIDSALPTAWRVLLHVMTATDPAERPSATEAAERLRALSYDDGAPATQLLPGGPGTLTAAAAAAGVAGAAAGAETARAAQADVATQAMPASRPADDATRVLPASTASSPSGPDDVATTVLGAQRGSGGPTGGGGAPVSAPPVSSEPPVEKRRRGLVITLVIVGVLVLAGIVAAVLALGGGDETPAPTESSSTAPTEQQPSDEPSQPEEQPSQEPVQPQPSEPVEPEPSQPVEPSQPTEPSNGPEPSVQPTLPVQTPLSNSGPGNSENAPGHNKG, encoded by the coding sequence ATGGAAGAACGGGTCTTCGGCGGCAGGTACCGGGTCACGGGCACGCTCGGTCACGGTGGGATGGCGTCCGTGTACCGCGCGGTCGACGAGCAGCTCGGCCGCGAGGTCGCGGTCAAGGTGTTCCGGATGGGCCCCGTCGACCACGGGGAGCGGGCGCGTGCCGAGGCAGAGATCCAGGTCCTCGCGGGCCTCAGGAGCCCGGCGCTCGTCACGCTGTACGACGCGGCACTCGACGACGCCGACGGCGACTCGTACCTCGTGATGGAGCTCGTCCCCGGCAGCGACCTCGCCACGCGGCTCCGCGAAGGGCCCCTCGACCGTCCCACCACCGCCCGCGTCGGCGCCCAGGTCGCTGACGGCCTCGCCGCCGTGCACGCGCAGGGCATCGTGCACCGCGACGTGAAGCCCGCGAACGTGCTCCTCGAAGCCGACGGCTCGCACGTCAAGCTCGCCGACTTCGGCATCGCGCTGCTCCGCGACGCCGCCCGGGTCACGGGGACCGGCACCGTCATGGGGACGGCCGCCTACCTGGCTCCGGAGCAGGTCACCGCCCAGGGGATCAGCGGGAAGTCCGACGTCTACTCGCTCGGCCTCGTGCTCCTGGAGTGCCTGTCGGGTCGCATGCCCTTCCCCGGCAGCGCCGTCGAGTCCGCCACCGCGCGGCTCACGCGCTCGCCGGAGATCGACTCCGCCCTGCCCACGGCCTGGCGCGTGCTCCTGCACGTCATGACGGCGACCGACCCGGCCGAGCGGCCGTCCGCCACCGAGGCGGCCGAACGCCTGCGCGCACTCTCGTACGACGACGGAGCGCCCGCCACCCAGCTCCTGCCTGGAGGCCCTGGCACCCTGACAGCGGCGGCTGCGGCCGCCGGAGTGGCCGGCGCTGCCGCTGGGGCCGAGACCGCGCGAGCGGCGCAGGCCGACGTCGCGACGCAGGCGATGCCCGCGAGCCGGCCCGCGGACGACGCGACACGCGTGCTGCCGGCGAGCACGGCCTCCAGTCCGTCTGGTCCGGACGACGTGGCGACCACCGTGCTCGGCGCACAACGCGGATCGGGTGGTCCGACCGGCGGAGGCGGCGCACCCGTGTCGGCCCCACCCGTGTCGTCGGAGCCCCCGGTGGAGAAGCGCCGCCGCGGCCTGGTGATCACGCTCGTGATCGTCGGGGTGCTCGTGCTCGCCGGCATCGTGGCCGCGGTGCTCGCGCTCGGCGGGGGCGACGAGACGCCCGCGCCGACGGAGTCGAGCTCGACGGCACCGACCGAGCAGCAGCCGAGCGACGAGCCGTCGCAGCCCGAGGAGCAGCCGTCGCAGGAGCCCGTGCAGCCCCAGCCGTCCGAGCCCGTCGAACCGGAGCCCTCGCAGCCGGTCGAACCGTCGCAGCCCACCGAGCCCTCGAACGGGCCGGAGCCGTCGGTGCAGCCCACGCTCCCGGTGCAGACCCCGCTCAGCAACAGCGGCCCCGGCAACTCCGAGAACGCCCCCGGCCACAACAAGGGCTGA
- a CDS encoding phosphatase PAP2 family protein has translation MDDEAARTEERSVGDVDLTTWRTRAGRASATVWTRLGDRFGALPLLIVTLVIGIGIAAVCTWIASEVYDAVREADDVAVLDRPVLDWMMTLRSPGLDTAVTWWTNVAGTIGMPIVALGFLVGFTIQRRAWTPVVLLVAASTGSLLMTIAGKDLIGRARPPLADAVPPYEHSPSFPSGHTLNATVVVGTIVYLLLLRESRRVTRVWTVVLGAVFVVSIGLSRVYLGHHWLTDVLAAWALGLAWLALVITAHRLYLTAVHRRPGDVHRAS, from the coding sequence ATGGACGACGAAGCAGCACGTACCGAGGAACGGTCGGTCGGCGACGTCGACCTGACCACCTGGCGGACGCGCGCCGGGCGCGCATCCGCCACCGTGTGGACGCGGCTGGGCGACCGCTTCGGTGCGCTGCCCCTGCTGATCGTCACCCTGGTCATCGGGATCGGCATCGCCGCGGTGTGCACGTGGATCGCCTCCGAGGTCTACGACGCCGTCCGGGAAGCGGACGACGTCGCCGTGCTCGACCGTCCGGTGCTCGACTGGATGATGACGCTCCGTTCGCCTGGCCTCGACACCGCCGTGACCTGGTGGACCAACGTCGCGGGCACGATCGGGATGCCGATCGTCGCGCTCGGGTTCCTCGTCGGCTTCACGATCCAGCGCCGGGCCTGGACCCCGGTGGTGCTCCTCGTCGCTGCGAGCACCGGATCGCTGCTCATGACGATCGCGGGCAAGGACCTCATCGGGCGTGCGCGTCCCCCGCTCGCCGACGCCGTCCCGCCGTACGAGCACTCGCCCTCGTTCCCGTCCGGGCACACCCTGAACGCGACGGTCGTCGTCGGCACGATCGTGTACCTGCTGCTGCTCCGTGAGTCCCGGCGTGTGACCCGGGTCTGGACGGTGGTCCTCGGTGCGGTGTTCGTCGTGTCGATCGGGCTGTCGCGCGTGTACCTGGGGCACCACTGGCTGACCGACGTGCTCGCGGCGTGGGCCCTCGGGCTGGCGTGGCTCGCGCTCGTGATCACTGCCCACCGGCTGTACCTCACAGCCGTCCACCGCCGTCCCGGCGATGTCCACAGGGCTTCGTGA
- a CDS encoding bifunctional 3'-5' exonuclease/DNA polymerase — MHLVLSRVDGGVLATPLTDSGDPGGEPVAVPDPELPAFVAAREAPGVRWVWDDTARWYPLVLRGGGRVARCVDLRLCHRILRTALAARGSALATAPAGSWDAPAQQERVVRATQAQLFDDALLDGTRPADAADPVAELRAQLAAVAGASDPGALRLLLAAESAGALVAAEMRFAGLPWRADVHERLLEDALGPRVPYGVRPRRLEEIAVVLRQRLDDPALNPDSPADVLRSLRRAGLVVDSTRKWELQRLEHPAIEPLLEYKRLYRLLTANGWSWLDEWVQDGRFHPEYAVGGVVTGRWAANGGGAMQLPKLVRPAVVADEGWKLVVADAAQLEPRVLAAMAGDQAMAAAGNGRDLYDGVVASGAVETRQQAKGAMLGAMYGATQGEGGRLVPRLARAFPRALDLVSRAAAAGERGEPVTTRLGRTSPIPESSWFAARNRAWSVDGTAAMQRAVESRARSWGRFTRNFVVQGTAAEWALSWMASLRTRLAARYHGPVRDGAHLVFFVHDEIVLHVPEADAPWVAEQVDAAAADAGRILFGSFPITFPLSVAIVDDYGSAKD, encoded by the coding sequence GTGCACCTCGTCCTCAGCCGTGTCGACGGTGGCGTCCTCGCGACGCCCCTGACCGACTCCGGCGACCCGGGCGGTGAGCCGGTCGCGGTTCCCGACCCGGAACTCCCGGCGTTCGTCGCCGCGCGGGAAGCACCAGGCGTCCGATGGGTGTGGGACGACACCGCGCGCTGGTACCCGCTCGTGCTCCGCGGTGGTGGTCGGGTGGCACGCTGCGTCGACCTGCGGCTGTGCCATCGCATCCTGCGCACGGCGCTGGCCGCGCGCGGGTCGGCCCTCGCCACCGCACCCGCAGGGAGCTGGGACGCGCCCGCGCAGCAGGAACGCGTCGTCCGCGCGACGCAGGCGCAGCTCTTCGACGACGCACTCCTCGACGGGACCCGCCCCGCGGACGCCGCCGACCCGGTCGCGGAACTCCGTGCGCAACTCGCGGCGGTCGCCGGTGCGTCCGATCCTGGAGCACTGCGACTGCTCCTCGCCGCAGAGTCCGCCGGGGCGCTCGTCGCCGCCGAGATGCGGTTCGCCGGGCTGCCGTGGCGTGCCGACGTGCACGAACGCCTGCTCGAGGACGCCCTCGGCCCGCGGGTGCCCTACGGCGTCCGACCACGGCGGCTGGAGGAGATCGCCGTGGTCCTCCGACAGCGGCTCGACGACCCCGCCCTGAACCCCGACTCACCGGCGGACGTGCTGCGGTCCCTCCGCCGCGCGGGTCTGGTGGTGGACAGCACCCGGAAGTGGGAGCTCCAGCGCCTGGAGCACCCGGCGATCGAACCGCTGCTCGAGTACAAGCGGCTGTACCGGCTACTCACCGCGAACGGCTGGTCGTGGCTCGACGAGTGGGTGCAGGACGGTCGGTTCCACCCGGAGTACGCGGTCGGCGGTGTCGTCACCGGGCGCTGGGCAGCGAACGGTGGCGGGGCGATGCAGCTCCCCAAGCTCGTCCGGCCGGCTGTGGTCGCCGACGAGGGGTGGAAGCTCGTGGTCGCCGATGCCGCACAGCTCGAACCGCGGGTGCTCGCGGCGATGGCCGGCGACCAGGCGATGGCCGCGGCGGGGAACGGTCGCGATCTCTACGACGGCGTCGTCGCATCCGGAGCGGTCGAGACCCGGCAGCAGGCGAAGGGCGCGATGCTCGGCGCGATGTACGGCGCCACCCAGGGTGAGGGCGGTCGGCTCGTGCCACGGCTCGCTCGGGCGTTCCCGCGCGCGCTGGACCTGGTGTCGCGTGCGGCGGCGGCGGGGGAACGCGGCGAGCCGGTGACGACACGGCTCGGGCGGACGTCGCCGATCCCGGAGTCGTCGTGGTTCGCAGCACGGAACCGCGCGTGGTCGGTCGACGGCACTGCGGCGATGCAGCGCGCCGTGGAGTCGCGTGCCCGGAGCTGGGGACGGTTCACCCGGAACTTCGTGGTGCAGGGGACGGCGGCCGAGTGGGCTCTGTCGTGGATGGCGTCGCTGCGGACCCGGCTCGCCGCGCGGTACCACGGGCCGGTCCGGGACGGCGCGCACCTGGTGTTCTTCGTGCACGACGAGATCGTGCTGCACGTGCCGGAAGCCGACGCGCCGTGGGTCGCCGAGCAGGTCGACGCGGCCGCCGCGGACGCCGGGCGGATCCTGTTCGGGTCGTTCCCGATCACGTTCCCGCTGTCCGTCGCGATCGTCGACGACTACGGCAGCGCGAAGGACTGA
- a CDS encoding multidrug transporter, producing the protein MTEPDRDHLADGVDMSFEERRHDTLRRMSGSDAHDEAPRVEVSEEPDGTVRIDVADSAAVRPGGTERTQER; encoded by the coding sequence ATGACCGAGCCAGATCGCGACCACCTCGCCGACGGTGTCGACATGTCCTTCGAGGAACGTCGACACGACACGCTGCGCCGGATGTCCGGTTCGGACGCCCACGACGAAGCGCCGCGCGTCGAGGTCTCCGAGGAACCCGACGGCACCGTGCGCATCGACGTCGCGGACTCCGCTGCCGTGCGACCCGGTGGAACGGAGCGCACCCAGGAGCGATAG
- a CDS encoding carbohydrate ABC transporter permease, giving the protein MTTTTIRTGKRPGRRGGSHWWIHVVLGIGGFAMAFPFLWQIIMALSTNAQVQSVTPTFWPGELQWHNFAEVFERLPFLSQLGTSVYVTIIRTIAQIILCTLAGYAFARMRFRGRAVLLGIVLSILLVPSQVYLISQYQIVQGLGWLDTLAGIVAPGLFSAFGTFLMRTAFLNMPPELEEAARMDGANPFQVFWRIMLPLARPSISVLAITTVLWSWNELLWPLVVSTRAEDMPLAAGLATLSSDRTIDYPVLMAASLMAMAPVLIMFIVLQRRVIDGLASSGLK; this is encoded by the coding sequence ATGACCACCACCACGATCAGGACCGGGAAGCGCCCTGGCCGCCGCGGCGGCTCCCACTGGTGGATCCACGTCGTCCTCGGCATCGGCGGGTTCGCGATGGCGTTCCCGTTCCTGTGGCAGATCATCATGGCGCTGTCCACGAACGCGCAGGTCCAGTCCGTCACCCCGACGTTCTGGCCCGGCGAGCTCCAGTGGCACAACTTCGCCGAGGTCTTCGAGCGCCTGCCGTTCCTCAGCCAGCTCGGCACGTCGGTGTACGTCACGATCATCCGGACGATCGCGCAGATCATCCTGTGCACCTTGGCCGGCTACGCCTTCGCCCGGATGCGGTTCCGCGGTCGCGCGGTCCTGCTCGGGATCGTCCTGTCGATCCTCCTGGTGCCGTCGCAGGTGTACCTGATCTCGCAGTACCAGATCGTGCAGGGGCTCGGCTGGCTCGACACCCTCGCCGGGATCGTCGCGCCCGGTCTGTTCAGTGCGTTCGGCACGTTCCTGATGCGGACCGCGTTCCTCAACATGCCACCGGAGCTCGAAGAGGCGGCGCGCATGGACGGCGCGAACCCGTTCCAGGTGTTCTGGCGGATCATGCTGCCGCTCGCCCGGCCCTCGATCAGCGTGCTCGCGATCACGACGGTGCTGTGGTCGTGGAACGAGCTGCTCTGGCCGCTGGTCGTGTCGACCCGCGCCGAGGACATGCCCCTCGCCGCCGGTCTCGCGACGCTGTCGAGCGACCGGACGATCGACTACCCGGTGCTCATGGCCGCGAGCCTGATGGCGATGGCACCGGTGCTCATCATGTTCATCGTCCTGCAGCGTCGCGTGATCGACGGGCTGGCCTCGTCCGGCCTGAAGTGA
- a CDS encoding sugar ABC transporter permease, whose amino-acid sequence MIYTAIVLVGIPIAVWLASLLNTPGLRFAQFYRVLFFLPYVAMPAAIALVWRIMFNGDYGIVNWFLGLFGIDGPYWISTPGFALVAVSLVGLWSSLGFSMIILGAGLKDIPPELYEAAELDGASRWRQFRSVTVPLLTPSIFFVVIVTTISSFQLFDLLYAILGSTNPVIPKTMSLVFYFYSAGFIDNDKGFAAAIAMIIFVLIGIVTLVQFRFQKKWVQS is encoded by the coding sequence GTGATCTACACGGCCATCGTGCTCGTCGGCATCCCGATCGCGGTGTGGCTCGCGAGCCTGCTGAACACCCCTGGTCTGCGGTTCGCGCAGTTCTACCGCGTGCTGTTCTTCCTGCCCTACGTCGCGATGCCCGCGGCGATCGCCCTGGTCTGGCGGATCATGTTCAACGGCGACTACGGGATCGTGAACTGGTTCCTCGGGCTGTTCGGCATCGACGGCCCGTACTGGATCTCGACCCCGGGCTTCGCGCTCGTCGCGGTGAGCCTCGTCGGCCTGTGGTCGTCGCTCGGTTTCTCGATGATCATCCTCGGCGCCGGCCTCAAGGACATCCCGCCAGAGCTGTACGAGGCGGCCGAGCTCGACGGCGCCAGTCGCTGGCGCCAGTTCCGCTCCGTGACCGTGCCGCTCCTGACGCCGAGCATCTTCTTCGTGGTCATCGTCACGACGATCTCCAGCTTCCAGCTGTTCGACCTGCTCTACGCCATCCTCGGCAGCACCAACCCGGTGATCCCGAAGACGATGTCACTCGTCTTCTACTTCTACAGCGCCGGGTTCATCGACAACGACAAGGGCTTCGCGGCCGCGATCGCGATGATCATCTTCGTGCTCATCGGCATCGTGACGCTCGTGCAGTTCCGGTTCCAGAAGAAGTGGGTGCAGTCATGA
- a CDS encoding sugar ABC transporter substrate-binding protein, producing MTAHFPARGARRILLGAVAALGAAALLAGCSTSSGAAGSGGDYEKVSKDTKATLDYAVWDENQVKAIKANIKGFNEEYPDITVNVDVTPFANYWTKLQTQGSSNTLPDLFWMNGPNFQLYAANGKIAPITGEVKAGAIDPKNYSSALNDLYTYDGTQYGVPKDFDTIGVWMNKALFEQAGVAMPSKDWTWDDFQKTGAELSEKLKAQGAYGAAGGMDGQTTYYDTIFQAGGSVLNDDATKSEYASKASEEGLQFWTDLIKSGASPSIKQLTDTTADQWFTSGKLAMYQGGSWFRSALTGTDMEKDVVVYPLPKGKEQATVIHGVSNVVAEGSKNKAAAQALQVYLAGKTAQQQQGDMGAVIPAYTGTQDAFTKTMPDADLQVFLDAVDYAKPLPVSKNTAAWNTLETNLLPSAFDGSKPVDEVAKDLAQKMDAALGKEK from the coding sequence ATGACCGCACACTTCCCCGCCCGAGGAGCCCGACGCATCCTCCTCGGCGCTGTCGCCGCCCTCGGCGCGGCCGCCCTGCTCGCCGGGTGCTCGACCTCCTCGGGCGCCGCGGGTTCCGGCGGCGACTACGAGAAGGTGTCGAAGGACACCAAGGCGACCCTCGACTACGCCGTCTGGGACGAGAACCAGGTCAAGGCGATCAAGGCCAACATCAAGGGCTTCAACGAGGAGTACCCCGACATCACGGTCAACGTCGACGTCACCCCGTTCGCCAACTACTGGACGAAGCTCCAGACGCAGGGCTCGAGCAACACGCTCCCCGACCTGTTCTGGATGAACGGCCCGAACTTCCAGCTGTACGCGGCCAACGGCAAGATCGCGCCGATCACCGGCGAGGTGAAGGCCGGCGCGATCGACCCGAAGAACTACTCGTCGGCGCTCAACGACCTGTACACGTACGACGGCACCCAATACGGCGTCCCGAAGGACTTCGACACGATCGGCGTCTGGATGAACAAGGCGCTGTTCGAGCAGGCCGGCGTCGCGATGCCGTCGAAGGACTGGACCTGGGACGACTTCCAGAAGACCGGCGCCGAGCTCTCCGAGAAGCTCAAGGCACAGGGCGCGTACGGTGCCGCCGGCGGCATGGACGGGCAGACGACCTACTACGACACCATCTTCCAGGCCGGCGGATCCGTCCTGAACGACGACGCCACGAAGTCCGAGTACGCGTCGAAGGCGTCCGAGGAGGGCCTGCAGTTCTGGACCGACCTCATCAAGTCGGGGGCGTCGCCCTCGATCAAGCAGCTGACCGACACGACCGCCGACCAGTGGTTCACGTCCGGGAAGCTCGCGATGTACCAGGGCGGCAGCTGGTTCCGCTCGGCGCTGACCGGCACCGACATGGAGAAGGACGTCGTCGTCTACCCGCTGCCGAAGGGCAAGGAGCAGGCGACGGTCATCCACGGCGTCTCGAACGTGGTCGCCGAGGGCAGCAAGAACAAGGCAGCGGCCCAGGCACTGCAGGTGTACCTCGCCGGCAAGACCGCACAGCAGCAGCAGGGCGACATGGGCGCCGTGATCCCGGCCTACACCGGCACGCAGGACGCCTTCACGAAGACGATGCCCGACGCCGACCTGCAGGTCTTCCTCGACGCGGTCGACTACGCCAAGCCGCTGCCCGTCTCGAAGAACACCGCCGCGTGGAACACCCTCGAGACGAACCTGCTCCCGAGTGCGTTCGACGGGTCGAAGCCCGTCGACGAGGTCGCGAAGGACCTCGCCCAGAAGATGGACGCCGCCCTCGGCAAGGAGAAGTGA
- a CDS encoding Gfo/Idh/MocA family oxidoreductase: MSVDTYEGLRIAVIGMGQRSAIARHVAEAVASSTDLEARVIAVADVTADGRERGRSEYPDALVVESHRDLVGAVDAAIVTTPDWTHAEIAIDLLRAGIAVYLEKPLAITVEDADAVLNTAAETGTPLYVGHNFRHAAVVRLMREIVERGEIGEVKAVWCRHFVGNGGDYYFKDWHADRTKVNSLLLQKASHDLDVIHALAGGYTSRVVGMGSLSVYGDVTDRRDRSGELMGDWFSLDNWPPLEQTGLNPVVDVEDVSMVMMTLDNGVQASYEQCHFTPDYWRNYTVIGTEGRLENIGDTGGGVVKVWNHRRGWDVQGDREYPIDGVDSGHADADLLTMTEFLRSVALGEPTSLSPVAARAAVAAGALATRSLRGGSVPIDVPSLPAETISHFTLPTQTVTR; this comes from the coding sequence ATGAGCGTCGACACGTACGAAGGACTCCGCATCGCGGTGATCGGCATGGGCCAACGGTCCGCCATCGCACGCCACGTCGCCGAGGCGGTCGCCTCGAGCACCGATCTGGAGGCCCGGGTCATCGCCGTCGCGGACGTCACCGCCGACGGACGGGAGCGCGGACGCAGCGAGTACCCCGACGCGCTGGTGGTGGAGTCCCACCGCGACCTCGTCGGCGCGGTGGACGCGGCGATCGTCACGACCCCGGACTGGACGCACGCCGAGATCGCGATCGACCTGCTCCGCGCGGGCATCGCGGTCTACCTCGAGAAGCCCCTCGCCATCACGGTGGAGGACGCGGACGCCGTGCTCAACACCGCTGCGGAGACGGGCACCCCGCTGTACGTCGGCCACAACTTCCGGCACGCCGCCGTCGTCCGGCTCATGCGGGAGATCGTCGAACGGGGCGAGATCGGCGAGGTCAAGGCCGTCTGGTGCCGCCACTTCGTCGGGAACGGCGGCGACTACTACTTCAAGGACTGGCACGCCGACCGCACCAAGGTCAACTCCCTGCTGCTGCAGAAGGCGAGCCACGACCTCGACGTCATCCACGCCCTCGCCGGCGGGTACACGAGCCGTGTCGTCGGGATGGGCTCGCTGTCCGTCTACGGCGACGTCACCGATCGTCGCGACCGAAGCGGTGAGCTCATGGGGGACTGGTTCTCGCTCGACAACTGGCCGCCGCTCGAGCAGACCGGCCTGAACCCCGTCGTCGACGTCGAGGACGTCTCGATGGTGATGATGACGCTCGACAACGGCGTGCAGGCGAGCTACGAGCAGTGCCACTTCACGCCGGACTACTGGCGGAACTACACCGTGATCGGGACCGAAGGCCGTCTCGAGAACATCGGCGACACCGGCGGCGGCGTGGTCAAGGTCTGGAACCACCGCCGCGGGTGGGACGTCCAGGGCGACCGCGAGTACCCGATCGACGGCGTCGACTCCGGCCACGCGGACGCCGACCTGCTCACCATGACCGAGTTCCTGCGCAGCGTCGCACTCGGCGAACCGACCTCACTGTCCCCGGTCGCGGCGCGAGCCGCGGTCGCCGCCGGCGCCCTGGCGACCCGCTCGCTGCGGGGCGGCTCCGTGCCCATCGACGTCCCGAGCCTCCCGGCCGAGACGATCTCCCACTTCACCCTCCCCACCCAGACCGTCACGCGCTGA
- a CDS encoding DeoR/GlpR family DNA-binding transcription regulator: MTPQQRLNALLELVSERGNVSISEIGEMLGISPATARRDLATLADQRLVTRTHGGAAALGAGYELPLQYKIARQAEAKTAIARATAALIAPGDTVGLNGGTTTTEVARELGKSERFIRADGEYGVTIVTNALNIGYELSVRANVKIVVTGGVARRQSYELVGPLVRDTLDEFALDVVVLGVDGLTGQYGATTMHEGEAEVSRHFASVGRRVIVVADSTKIERSTFARICPLDRIDVLVTDQPVPPTFAADLAAAGVELVVAD, translated from the coding sequence ATGACTCCGCAACAGCGGCTCAACGCCCTGCTCGAACTCGTGAGCGAACGGGGCAACGTGTCGATCTCCGAGATCGGCGAGATGCTCGGGATCTCCCCGGCCACCGCTCGCCGCGACCTCGCGACCCTCGCCGACCAGCGGCTGGTCACCCGCACGCACGGCGGGGCCGCCGCGCTCGGCGCCGGGTACGAGCTGCCGCTGCAGTACAAGATCGCCAGGCAGGCAGAGGCCAAGACGGCGATCGCCCGTGCGACGGCGGCGCTCATCGCCCCGGGTGACACCGTCGGGCTGAACGGCGGGACCACCACCACCGAGGTCGCCAGGGAGCTCGGCAAGAGCGAACGCTTCATCCGGGCGGACGGCGAGTACGGCGTCACGATCGTGACCAACGCGCTGAACATCGGGTACGAGCTGTCGGTGCGCGCCAACGTCAAGATCGTCGTCACCGGCGGCGTCGCACGTCGTCAGTCCTACGAACTCGTCGGCCCGCTCGTCCGCGACACCCTCGACGAGTTCGCGCTCGACGTCGTCGTGCTCGGCGTCGACGGCCTGACGGGCCAGTACGGCGCCACCACCATGCACGAGGGAGAGGCCGAGGTCAGTCGGCACTTCGCCTCCGTCGGGCGTCGGGTGATCGTCGTGGCGGACTCCACCAAGATCGAGCGCTCGACGTTCGCGCGGATCTGTCCGCTCGACCGGATCGACGTCCTGGTCACCGACCAGCCGGTCCCGCCGACGTTCGCGGCCGACCTCGCCGCCGCCGGCGTGGAGCTCGTCGTAGCCGACTGA